In Ruminococcus albus 7 = DSM 20455, the genomic window TGTCCCGTGGAAAAAAGCGGTGATATAATCATTCCCGAAAGCGTCACGCAGATAGGTGATGAGTGTTCATTCGGTGGGTTTATGGATTGCCGCAAACTTAAAACTATCCATGTTCCTGCAAGCGTGAAGCGTATAAGAAAAGATGCTTTTCAGTACTGCTCAGCAAAAGTGACCTACGAAGATAAGGATTCCATTGAGTTTTTCGAGAAGAAGAGGTTTTGATATTTAAATTTGTTATAAAATTGAATTTGTTTATTTGTGTTGACTTTTGTTTGAGGATGTGGTATAGTATGATTATAATGTTAAGCAAGACCGTTTGAAATCTATAGACTGGAGGTAATTAGATGAAGAACAAAAAAGATGCAATTGATTCTTTTAAAAGAAGATTGACAAAAAAACACTGTAATGAATTTGATAACAATCAGTTATTAGTTCCCGGAAGAATTTTTATGTTTGAAAACTGGACTGGTGTACATGAAGCAGAAATTATACTATACGATAAAGAAAACTTAACAGTACAATTTCGTAATTTGTTTTATAATATAGAAGAAATATGGACTTTAGATAATTTATTTATTTTTGACGAAGAATATCTCAAAACAATTTGTGCTCAAGCTGAAGATTATGGACTGTTGACTGATGACAAGTGGAAAAATGAAAACTATATAATGGATGCTGGTGTATACATTCTACACAACGATAATAAACCTATCGATAGAGGATACTATACAGGACAGGCTAAAGGAAAATCTGGCGGATTAAGTGGAAGGCTTTGTGATCACGTCAAAAATGAAGACTCGAAAATAGATAAAGCAATAAAGGAAAATGAACCATTTTCGCTTAAAGTTATAAAGTTAGCTAATACTGATTATGAGGAAATTAATGCACTTGAAGTTGCACTAATTGCGTACTATAAAAGTTGGGATAATTGGAATAAAGACGGATATAATGCTAATAGAGGTCCAAATTGTGCTGGAGAAAGAGCAATAACCAAAGAATTACTATAATCACCAAAATGGACAGCACACCGCCGTTTTTCTCCCCATCCCATATGTTATACTATATACCGAAGCAGGAAGCTTCGGTATTTTTTTACCCGAAAGGAGCAAAAATCATGCGTATACTCAATATCCACGGCTACAACGGAAGCCCCGAGAACAGCGCTTATAAGGCGCTTGCAAAACTTGGTCACGAGATCATCTCACCCGCTTTTGACTATGAGAACGAATCTCCCGACAATATCATGGACAGGCTTAGCAGTATTGCTGAGGAAAAGTCTCCCGATATCATTGTCGGCACAAGTCTGGGCGGATTTTATGCGGCGGTGCTGTCTGCTGAACTTGATATCCCCGTGATAACGGTGAACCCGTTCCTCATGCCTTTTCTGACATTCCCCGAACATATCAAGCCACTGATAGCGCTGTTTGGTGAGCTTTCAAAAATCAAAAGCGAGAACGTCAGCTGTATCGTCGGTTCGGACGATGAGGTGCTGGGAGATCACACGTTCACTAAAGATCTTCTGGATAATCAGCGTTTTCGCATCATCGATGGCGGCAAACATTCGGGAGCGACTATTCCGCTTGAGGAATATTTCGGAGAGGTGATCAAATAACCTTGAAAAAAGGAGTGTTCTGGCTGATAAACGGCGAACTGCTGACTTTCCCCTTTGACGGAAAATACCCCGAGGGCACAGCAAAGTCGGGGGACACTTACAATCATCAAAAACTGTGGGAAATAATCCGACCCAAGGGCTGTAAAAAGCTTTTTGACTATTACCCGCGGGGCAGAGTTGACATTTCAAACAAAGGCAAAGCTGTGATCTATATGAGCGTGCATATTGGCGAAGATCGTCTTACCAAGATAAAGTCAGCCTTTGAGATATCGGGCGATACCGTTATCAGGTACGACCACAGCAGACATTATATGTGCTTTCTTGACAAATGAGGAGGATAATATGAACGTGACCATACTTTCCCGCAAGCAGGCAGAAGAACTTATCGCCGATGGCAGATTTCCCGAAAACAGCGCTGTTATTAGCTTTTACGATCCTCAGGAATATGCAACCGATGGTTACAGCCGTGTAGATTTCAGCCGCATAAATACAGAAGTTTTCTATGTTGAAGCCCCCGATATCGACTGGGATAGTTTTGAAAATATATCACCCGCTGAAGTCGGACTGATAAAAGATATTTCCGAACTTGCAGACTTTATCTATGCCGCATTTGATCAAGATAAAAATATTATCTGCCAATGTGATTTCGGGCAAAGCAGAAGCGCAGGCTGTGCTGCCGCGATATTGGAACATTTTTATTCGTCAGGCAAAACCATATTTGAGGATAGAAAATATTTTCCGAACCAGATGATATTCGCCGAAGTTTTACAGGCGCTGATACGAAAGAAAAGAGAAATGAAAGGAAATAAAGCTCAGATGAAAGTATATATCTATTCCCGTGAACAAGCCGAGAAAATGATAGCAGAAAATCGGTTCCCGACAAATACCGCTGTTATCAGTTTTTACGATCCTGCCATTAAGCACATCAACAAGAATTACACCCATATCGATTACAGCGGAGTCTGCGATATGGTATTTTACAGCGAACTTGATGACCTGGATATTGATGTGCTTGGCAACAAGGGTTATACTTTTGAGAGCTATTTTTCCGAAGCCGATGACATGGCTGCGTTTGTTAAAAAAGCTTTTGAGTGCGGGCGGGATATCGTCTGCCAGTGCGAATATGGTCAAAGCCGAAGCGCAGGCTGTGCTGCGGCTATTCTGGAACATTTCTATCATACTGGCATAACAGTGTTTGCGGATTATGCGCGGTTCCCTAATCAGCTGGTGTTCAATAAGCTGTTTGAGGCGTTGGAAAAGATCGATCCAAGGTGAATTATGATATATCTCAAATGCTGTTGCGGGTATTTTCATACTAATACGGACATTCCCTAAGATCGTGTATCGGTGCTTTATAATAATGGCGCCATTCCACTTGCTTACTATCGTGTATTCTTCTTTTTGATAGATCTCATCTATAACATTGCTCAATACTCTGACAGGTGAGCTTTCTTCGATGTAGATCTCATAATTCATGTTAAGACGCACTTGACAATTTCTCATTTTTGTGGTACAATCCTTTCGTTGGTTTAATGTTTTTTTGCAATTATATTATACCACAAAAAGAAGAGCTTGGCACTACTTTGATATAATCCCCTTAGAGTAGACACACGAAAAAACAAAAATCGTGAAAAACTCTAGGGGGTTATTTTATGTCACGAAGAAAACTGACAGATGAAGAAAGAATTCAAGCAGTGCAAGAATATCTTTCAGGAAAAGGGAGCTATGCATCAATAGCCAAGAAATATGGGGTTACAAAAGAAACGTTTAGACAAATGGTAGTTTTCGCAAAAACAGATGGAATAGAATCGGTCAGGATCAGCCATACAAAGAAACGGTATTCAGCGAAAACTAAGTTGAAAGCAGTAACTGAATATCTTGACTGTAAAGGAAGTCAAGTAGAGATATGCCGAAAGTATCATATTTCATCCACAAGTGTTTTAAGAAAGTGGATTTCATGTTATAATAGCGGTAAGGACTTTAAAGAGCGCACACGCTCGGAAAGAGGAATTACCATGAACAAAGGCAGAAAAACAACACAGGAGGAACGTGCGGAGATCGTAGCGTTCTGCATTGAGAACGGCAAGGATTATGGGCTTGCGATGGAGAAATACGGCGTATCCTATCAGCAGATCTATTCCTGGGTACGCAAGTATGAAGCAAAAGGAGTGGAGGGACTCACAGACCGACGTGGCAAGGCAAAGTCGGAAGATGCGCTCACAGAAGCAGACAGGCTTCGTATGGAAAACAAGATACTGCAAGCCAAGCTGAAAGATATGGAAATGGAGAATAAGCTGCTAAAAAAACTCAGGGAGCTTCAAGGGGGTGGTCACTGAGCGGAGTACGAAACGAGGACAAGTATATTGCGATCAGATACATGAATGAAGCAGAGCATTATCCGATTCAGAAGCTCTGTGCTGCTGTTCACGTCGCACGCTCTGCATATTACAAATGGCTGAAAAGGAAGCAGAGTTTAAGCCAGAAAGTCAATGAACAGCTTGTAGAATGGATCAAACAACACTATGAAGAACGCAATGGTATCTTAGGGTACCGTCAGATGACAGTCGTAATCAACCGTGAGCATGACGTGCATTACAACAAGAAACGGATTTACAGATTAATGCAGATTCTTCATCTGAAATCAGTCACCCGTGTCAAGAAGAATACATATATTCCGTCAACACCGCAGATCACAGCGGAGAATATTCTGAACAGAGATTTCCACGCAGATAAGCCGAATGAGAAGTGGCTCACCGATGTGACAGAGTTCAAATACTATGTCGGTTCGGTCATCAAGAAGTTGTATCTGAGTGCAATTCTGGATCTTTATGACAGACGCATCGTAGCTTACAAAATCGGTGACAGCAATAACAATCATCTTGTATTTTCCACATTTGACGAAGCGATAGAACACAATCCTGATGCCCACCCGATCTTCCACAGTGACAGAGGTTTTCAGTATACCAACAAAACATTTCACAAAAAACTTGTAGATGCAGGAATGATACAGAGTATGTCCCGAGTCGGAAGATGCATAGATAACGGACCGATGGAAGGCTGGTGGGGCGTTCTGAAATCCGAGATGTACTACCTTCGTAAGTTTACAGATAAAACCAGTCTGATCGCAGCGATTGAAGAATACATCAGATACTACAACACTGGTCGGTATCAAATCAAACTGAACAGCATGACACCGATGGAGTTTCACCGGGCGTATGCTGCGTGACCGGGCGCCGCGGCATTTCACTTTCTTCGTTCGTCGCTACGCTCCTCACTACGAAAGTGAAATGCCAATTACTGCTAACAAATAGCAGCCTGCACATATTGCACAGACTGCTTTTGGTCACAACATAGAATATTTTTGTTTTTTACACTGTCTATTTGACAGGGGGCGGGTCACCTTTCAATCAGGTCTGTGCCAGGCTCTTTTTCTTTGTTGGGGCTACAACAGCCCCTTTGTTACGGGTTTTGATTTATATGACGTCATCCATTGACTCTTTTCTATCGAAAAAGTCACGAAGGATACTGTCACCGATCTCATCACAGAAGTCACATGCAGCTTTTGTCGATATCGTTTCCATATTCCATTCCTCTTTCACCTTTGCAAGCGCAGAAACTTTCTGTCCATAAACCTGCAGCTTAGCATCTCTGGAAATAAGGAGTTCTCCGTTCTTTGCATATTTACCTACTATGAAATTGGAGATCTTTTTACCTTTATTCATCTTTATGAACATTGCTTGCTGGTTCATAAGATTTGCGATCTGACTGTCGCTGTACTCTATACCGTTGACAAATCCATGCTTATGGATAAGTACAAATCTTTCAGCAGGAGGGAGTCTGTCAAGAGCCTTTTCAACGTCGGATTTCATATATTGCTGATCAACAATCTCCTCGCAAGTTGCTGTCAAGTCAGGAATAGAGTGATTAAAATTGTCATCATCAAGAGACTGAGCCTCGTTTTGACGAGAGCCAACCATGCATCTTTCAATGGTGGTTGTAGGTATATCTTCACCTCGGTTTGCCAGAATGCAGGATCTTATCTCATCAGCGTTAGGATAATAATTAGCTCCTTTAATGGCCTGAATATCGGCTATGGCCATCTTTATCTTTTTTTCGTTGATCATGTAGTGATTCGACGAGTTAGATGTTGCTTTGTTAAGCTCATCGAGTATTGCAGCTTTGATCTGCGACACAGCGAAGGTATGGAACTGAGTACCTTCATTGAATTTATATCTTTTTGCAGCATAGAATATACCGTATCGACCGGCCTGCATAAGTTCGTCCCAACTAGTCCTCTTGTTTGTGGTAAAGTGCTTTAAAGTCGAAGTTATCAGACCGATGTTCTTTTCGATGAGCACAGTAGCTGCAAGTTCCTTTTCACGCTTAGTGAATTGTGATTCAAGATCCTGATAGATCCTGACGATATCTTCGTTCGTAAGTTCTATTATCTCTTCTCTTGTGATCATAATTATACTCTCCTTATGGTTCTTTGTCTACTCGGCTTTTTTGACTTTTAAATAATCGAGCGCTCTTGGAATCATGCCGCCTAATTCCGCGAGAAGAATGTATGATGATAGCTCGATTTTATTCTTCGCGGCTTCGATGTACTCAAGTACAGACAAAACCTGGTCGCCGGGGATATTAACTTTTGTCGTAACAACAAGCTGATTAAAAATATCTATCGTGTTTTTATTTTTTAGATCATGCGTTAATGCATAAACCGTTAAAGCATCAGCAATATTATCATCAAACAAAAATCCCACCTCCGGATATATTTTTCTTTCTTTCGACAACTAAATTATATCATATAAATTTTTAGGTTGCAATAGGATTGGTAAAAAAATTTTTCTATATACTTAAAGTGGTAATTTAGTACAAAAAAAAACACAGCAAATTTTTTCTTTTTTAGAAAATATT contains:
- a CDS encoding GIY-YIG nuclease family protein, with amino-acid sequence MKNKKDAIDSFKRRLTKKHCNEFDNNQLLVPGRIFMFENWTGVHEAEIILYDKENLTVQFRNLFYNIEEIWTLDNLFIFDEEYLKTICAQAEDYGLLTDDKWKNENYIMDAGVYILHNDNKPIDRGYYTGQAKGKSGGLSGRLCDHVKNEDSKIDKAIKENEPFSLKVIKLANTDYEEINALEVALIAYYKSWDNWNKDGYNANRGPNCAGERAITKELL
- a CDS encoding YqiA/YcfP family alpha/beta fold hydrolase → MRILNIHGYNGSPENSAYKALAKLGHEIISPAFDYENESPDNIMDRLSSIAEEKSPDIIVGTSLGGFYAAVLSAELDIPVITVNPFLMPFLTFPEHIKPLIALFGELSKIKSENVSCIVGSDDEVLGDHTFTKDLLDNQRFRIIDGGKHSGATIPLEEYFGEVIK
- a CDS encoding helix-turn-helix domain-containing protein, which translates into the protein MSRRKLTDEERIQAVQEYLSGKGSYASIAKKYGVTKETFRQMVVFAKTDGIESVRISHTKKRYSAKTKLKAVTEYLDCKGSQVEICRKYHISSTSVLRKWISCYNSGKDFKERTRSERGITMNKGRKTTQEERAEIVAFCIENGKDYGLAMEKYGVSYQQIYSWVRKYEAKGVEGLTDRRGKAKSEDALTEADRLRMENKILQAKLKDMEMENKLLKKLRELQGGGH
- a CDS encoding IS3 family transposase; amino-acid sequence: MSGVRNEDKYIAIRYMNEAEHYPIQKLCAAVHVARSAYYKWLKRKQSLSQKVNEQLVEWIKQHYEERNGILGYRQMTVVINREHDVHYNKKRIYRLMQILHLKSVTRVKKNTYIPSTPQITAENILNRDFHADKPNEKWLTDVTEFKYYVGSVIKKLYLSAILDLYDRRIVAYKIGDSNNNHLVFSTFDEAIEHNPDAHPIFHSDRGFQYTNKTFHKKLVDAGMIQSMSRVGRCIDNGPMEGWWGVLKSEMYYLRKFTDKTSLIAAIEEYIRYYNTGRYQIKLNSMTPMEFHRAYAA
- a CDS encoding sigma-70 family RNA polymerase sigma factor produces the protein MITREEIIELTNEDIVRIYQDLESQFTKREKELAATVLIEKNIGLITSTLKHFTTNKRTSWDELMQAGRYGIFYAAKRYKFNEGTQFHTFAVSQIKAAILDELNKATSNSSNHYMINEKKIKMAIADIQAIKGANYYPNADEIRSCILANRGEDIPTTTIERCMVGSRQNEAQSLDDDNFNHSIPDLTATCEEIVDQQYMKSDVEKALDRLPPAERFVLIHKHGFVNGIEYSDSQIANLMNQQAMFIKMNKGKKISNFIVGKYAKNGELLISRDAKLQVYGQKVSALAKVKEEWNMETISTKAACDFCDEIGDSILRDFFDRKESMDDVI